The Zingiber officinale cultivar Zhangliang unplaced genomic scaffold, Zo_v1.1 ctg136, whole genome shotgun sequence genome segment tggtcacttgTCAGGGTTGTTACTTAAAGTCTTTGcaaagcatcatatgttaagagtaaGAGACTCTTAGATACATGTTGGAATAATTTGAATCTATAGAACGAATTAATATTACTTGGGTTAGGTGTGATGTAGTCAACCTAGTGGAGACAGACACACAGGTCATGTCCTGAACCAACttggtataagatgagtgaaaagaatgagacatgactcactgtagctgctgaagggttcagaACTAGTTCTGGAATCAATTATGATTTTCTGATTAATtaaggatcatgatgtactactagatgtCACTTATGATCGATCCATGATTaaatggttaattatggatgaccaagataaatcagAAATCTATTGGGATACACGCACTACAAGTCTCTAAAAAgtgtaaaacaattttaaaaatttgattttcagATAAAGAGATAAGATGTTTAGTTGGACTAGATGGAGGgcaaatatggaagatattttGTCAGAATGGAAGCGCAAATggaccacatctcttatgaaagagttagaCCTTATTTGGTTTCAAAAGGTTAATATGCCAAATTTTGGTTAAGGAATttgggttggatttgagcttttctaatccaactcaacaAGAGAAACTATATAATGATATAGTATGGAGAAATTAATGGAACAAATTCATTATTCATGAGTttaggtttttggaaaacctaatCTCTCTCTTTCCCTCTCTTTGTTGTCGTCGACCACCaagccaagaggaagaagtttttcttcctcaagctttcatttcttcttccttctcttaaaTCGTATCACCTTCACGCTTGGCTAGTACCAATCAGAGGCGAACTTTGTTTCTCACCGGAGTTGTCTTGAAGAACtcggcgtggatatgaatagaggctaGGTTTGTGAACGTCGTTAAATTGATGTCCTTTTCCCTACACATAATCCATAAGGTACGCCTAGAATAAATTGTTATTCttaaaagtttttattttatgattatgtCTACGTGATTGTATTTGgtatgcgtgtggtgtgtgtattgtaataaaataattttattatcatcTTTTTGCTTCCACTGCATGTTTTGCTAAACGTGTGAAGCACACACCGCATCGAGCACCCTCCAATAGGGCAAAGCTAAAGATTAGGCCATTTGGGCGCTCTCTCTTGTATTAACTTGAAAAgtcaaatatatattaaaaaacctAATTGAATATCATAATCAAAGTAAACCAAAATATGTAATTAAAGAAACTATACACTAGagaatattttatataatttctcAAAATAACTTATTCAACAATCAATGTTATTTAAAATACACTCTTCTTGTGTTTTTTGAAGCAAAGTCATCAATTTTGTTATCATATGAGATATCCTCCAATATGTATTTTTCCATGAAGAGGATCGCTAAGTCATTCAATCTCTCTTGATTCATTGTTGTTCTCAAATaagatttcaataattttcactTTGAAAAGCTCCTTTCAACTAATGCTATAGTCACAGAAATAGTCAATAAAATTTGATAGACAACAACGACCATAGGGAAAACATCCATTTTCAATGCAAACTCTAAAATTTTAATGGGCATCTAAGATTTAATTGTGTCTATGCTTCCAGAGGTAGTATCTCTTGCAACATACATAATCCTAAAAGTAGATCATGAGCATCAATATCAGACACATCATCCTTTTTTAGAGCAGATTCAAGATCCACATAATATTTTCTCAAATCATTTTCATCCAATGTCATTAACTGTTCTCCATCGAACAAGAATCCAAACATCTCTTCAAAAGATCAATTGCTCAAACCTATTCATCAACTCTATAAGAGCAATATCTACCACAATAAGAAAATAATCAGTCCTAAAATATTCTTTAGCTTTTTGTGAGTATCTTTTAGTATTAGTAATCTCATCAAATTATCTTTTCTAGAAGTTTGTCATCACTCAAGAAATACAGGGTCAACTCCTATATTAGAAGCAATTTCTTTAGCATAATTTATGGCTAATGCAAATCCTTTTCCCCTataattctcaaaaaaaaaaaaaccccctTTTAATTGTTTCACTGCAACATCAATTTAAATCATTTCATATTGTAAGGATTTATTGACCAAGTTATGTTGTAGAGAATATTATACCAAACTTAACAAAAATTCAAAGCTGCTAAGTTCATGTGTTGCTAGCAATCTAGCATCTCTTGATAATCTTGCATCATTAGTTAAATCAACTACCTTATGTAAAGCTTCTCTGATTTACTCAACTTGTGATTTAATGACTTTGACACTATCGATATGACTTTCCCACCTCATTGTGCACAATGACTTGAGTGTTAAATTATCCAAACAATCAAGTAGAATACTCCAATGTTTTGTAGAATTGGAGAACATTGTATACATGCATTGAcatacttcaaaaaaaaaaaaaatttactttaacACAAGAGTTTGTCAATCACAAATCACCAAATTAAAATAATGACTACCGCATGACATGTAAAAGATTCTCGAATTTATATTAAACAATCTTTTCTGAATTCCTTGGTGTTTTCATTTCACGTTGGAGCCATTATCATAAAATAGTTCTCTAATATTATCAATATCAAGGCCAAGAGAGTCTAATGCATCACATAATTCATTAAAAAGACTTAATCCACTCATATTTTCAACATTTATAAATTCTATAAAGTaatactcaatttttacagaaatacaTAACACATCGACACACCATAATATTAAAGTCATTTGTTTTTTGTGGTGTGCATCAGGAATACACTCAAGTATCATGAAATAATACTTTGTTGTTTTGACCTTTTCAATGATTATACTTTTCACTTTTAATGATATATTTGTTATCaacttattttgaattttatgactgAGGTAATGATgatgaattttttttcctttaatgAGTCGAAGATGTTCTAGTATTATAGGATCAAACTCGACAATCATCTCAATCAATCCTAGGATATTACCTTTTGAACCATCTTTCAAGTTTTCATTCTTTCCACGGAATGCCAAAATATTTTTACTCAAACATTTTACCACTACTACAATTCTTGTCAAAACCCCTCCCAACGATATgtttcatttttaatttgttcttgTAATTCTTTGTCAATTGTTTAATTTTTCCTCAATCTCACTTGTAACTCCACTATGGATCTTAAATTAGCAAGATGTTTATGACATTGTTCATGTTCTCAAAGCTTCTCACTTAGATGTTTCCAATCTCTAGATCCTCTTCTGCTAATGACTTCGTGATTATAGTGTTTTGAAAAgcttacaacaaaaataaaatactttatcCAACTCATTTGAATAAACTAATTAGTTTCTTCCATGACTTGTTGTTTGGAAGCATTCTATTATAAAGTTTTGaggaaaaatatatatcaagTTCATCGTGAGAGTATTCAAAATTTATCTCTCTAATTAGGTTTTTTTAACGAGTAAATCCCTCATTTTTATATCATTGTCATCCAAATTCTTAGATCAAATATATTTAGAGAATGGTCTGtgtttttatttccttattattatttttgtcatGATTCATATCCATAGTGTTTGCAACATACACAACTTCTATTTGTTCTTCAGAATGATTTTCTTATGCGctctaattttttaaattgtctaTCAAATTTTCTTACACTATTTTCGTTTCCGTCAAAATAAATTTATCCATAGAACTTTCATTAATTGAGTCATAttctcttcttgtttttttttaacacttccaTAGAGAAATTTTATagacatcatttttttttttaaagttttgctATACTAAATACAAACACaataagataaaaataataaattaatttcttaatggTTCATTATATTGTAAAATACCAACAAATGTAACATGACTTTGTTGATATACTGGACCATAGTATATGAGCCTACTAAGTACTAACAAGGTAACAATAGATGAAAAAAAACAAACacgaaagcaaaaaaaaaaaaaaaaaaaaaaaaaaagaatacaaGACAATAGACAAGCAAATGATTTTAGACTTTAAGTgctccaaaaaaaatctaagataaATAAATTTACAAGTCTACTGGTTACTGTTACAGTGGTGCTTTTAATGCTCCTCTGTTCCATGCCTCCACGGCTCCTCGACTCCACCAGGTCGAAAAGGcaaaagcaaaaaagaaaaagaatagattcGAATCCTTCTGGTTTTGATCCTTTGTAATTTCTTTTGCCctaaatttgtgttttttttatttttaagaagtatatatatatatatatatatataccataatatactaaaataaattatttatgatCCCGCCCGAAGTGAGCCCTGGGCAGTGGCTTGCCTGTCCACCCCAAGGGCCGCCCCTGTTAATCAAGTAACTTAGGGAGTATTCATGTTTTTAATTTTATAGTGCAACTTGTATTTATTtcttagaaaaagaaaaaataaattaaacgagATTCAACCCTCAACCCTCAACCCTCCTTAGAGCATCTCCAACTGGTGCCTTTTTACACCATTTTAATGTAAAAAGGGCACCATATCCTCTCCAATGGTGACCTCAAAAATTGCACCAAAATGGTGCAAGtagagatttttttaatataatatatcatAATAGGCaagttatatttaaaatatttttaaatattataaattaatatgatttaatttaattgaatttattatataaatttaatatataaatttcaattaaatatatattataaattttaatatttattatgtTGCTAAGATTatcaatatattaaaattttagtatgcttattaaattatttctaacaaaattataaaaatactaattttaattttcttgtaactaaaaacataatatcataaaaattaatagtaattattatcgtaataaaaatatttaataaattaatatgtatgttgaataataaattataagatggaaaaatagaatattctaaagaatattcCTTTTAGTATAGGAAATGGTGTCTCATGGTTGGAGTTGGAAAAAATTTTGGTGTTCAAATGACACCAAATTGATGTTGAAAGTACACCAAAATAAAATTTGTGGTTGGAGATGGTCTTATGGCCTCTTTCAATCCAACAAATTCACTAAATTGTCTCGAGAGGACAACATTACATAATGAGATCAGATGGGTTGttgtttattaaattatatataattttttataaaaagtaattaataattaaacattattattttataaaatatttgacTTATTTATGACTAAGCTCGTTTATTTACcaaatataaataaatcaaattgtTTATAATTCATAACTATTtagttcaaaattaaattcataaaaattattaGTGTATAACTGAATCGTGGTActcttaaaagaaaaaaaaaataagagaaaaaaaaactagtGTTGATTTGGGTCCATTACAACCGTGAAATGTTTGCCCACAAATATGTCTGCCGTTGGTTCATTAATGGACCGCTAGGATGCAAAGTTACGTGCCATAAACTGCCGATAATGCGTACCTGAAATGCCGTAAATGCCCTTCTCATGCTTTCCTCATTGATTCCCTTGTTCCTCTCACACGTAATCACTTTCTAATCTCAATCTAATCTCATCTCTTCACTCTCGACTCTCGAGATCCATCTCAGATCTGAATTCCGGACGCAGAGCTATTCTGTCGACGAAGATCAAGATGTTGTTCTTATTGTTGTAAAAGATTgcctttttttttctgttttgtaCAATCAAGTCAGGTATAGCATCTTTTCTCATCCTTTTATCGACTTTTTCTGTGTTTGTCTTATATGATTTCTTGGATGAATCTAGACCCTGttgttgttattttagttttcgtAATTGATTTGCGAAGTGTAGTTGTAGACTAATTTGTGATCTTAAGATTTGGGATTAGGGTTTTGGCGCATTTTCTTTTGGTAAATTAAGTGATTGGTGATGATTCTGGTAGTGCTCGAGTCGGAATAGTTGAGAGGAATTTATGATGGCACTTAAGGTGTTAATATGGAAATTCGATGTTCCTTCTGGGTGGCGAGGAGAATGGTAGTATTGACTGGACCTTACCTTGGTTTTGGGCATTTTTTATCAGCAGTTTTCTTGAGGTCTATGAAGGTGAAGCAAGTGGATTTGgcaataaagaggagagttggtgTAGGAGAAGAGAGTCGGAAGAAGTAGATATCCTGTGTCGTATTGGATAAACAGAGAGTTCATAGTTCTTCTCTTATGTTGTTTTCAACTTGTATTTCCTCTTTTCCCATTGAAATTCTAGGATTGCCTGATGCTTCTCGTGGTTACTCAAGAGTTTAATTTAATTAGCCATTTTGCAGTAATATTACTCTGTGCtcagcttggtgaccaagcatttGTAACGATTAAGAGATTACCTGCAAATTGGTccactccaaaaaaaaaaatctatagaaGCAAGAAAAATCACAGAAATTGACAATGGATGCAAAGCAAAAATATATTTTGACCTGACTAATGGTGAATTTCATGTTCAACTAGCAATGACATCCTTTTGTGGATCTACCTCTTTGTTAAAATCTGCATTGATCGTGCTAAGGACTTGAGTTTGCTTGCTCAATTAGCAAAGGCATCATTCTGTAAATCTATCTCCTATTAAGTTCTAATGGATTTAAATTAACCTTCCTGATATCCTCGTTCCAATATCCCATATCTCGTGGACTCCAAATGACTATGGAATATGAGAAGAAATGCATGCTGCAAGTGGGATACAGTAAAGTTTTCTATAATTTAAGTGGTGTTCTGACTAATTATTCAATGATATCTATTTTCTGTCCTGAATTTAGTGAAAAAATTGTCATTGTTGACCTAGGAAATGTGGGTTTATCTCTTGTAAATGCCTACATTTTTCCATGCTTGTACACACATAGACAATTGATACATAAATGTGTTTGTCTTATTCAAGCACCCAGAATTTTATGAGTTAACTATAAGCTTGACTTGTAATGCTAGTTTATATAAGCATGGTAACTACTTTCCTTGTATAATTGTCTTCGGATTACTTATTTGTGATACGCTTTTCATTGTGCATTTTAATTTGTTGAGATTCTTTAGGATGCCTGTTTTTCTTTTACGCAGCAAGGTTATGAGCAGTAGAGTAAATTTCGATCCTTCTTAACGCTGCTTTGGTTGTGCTTAATTTGTCTTGCTGGTGCTAGTGATATGGGATTTTTTCCATGGTGTGAGAAGTCAGGGAAAAGAACTATCAGAAATGCCTTACTTAGAACCCATCACCTGTCTCTCCTCCTTTCTCCTGTTATCTCCTTTTGGGATTGCATCTTTCGCAAAATCAGATACTCCTTCAGACCTGAATGCGTGTAGGATTACAGTTTCAACTGATTGACTACTTATTAACTTTGAGCAAATTTAGCATATATTAGTTTGTTGTTAGATTCAGCAATCAATCTTCTGTCATACTAGAGGTTTTTTTAAGGCATAGTTTAAGTTTGGTGTATCTGTGGGATAATAAGAATGGAGAAAGTAAGATGTGGTCAGGCAAATCCAATGTcaaagaaagggaaaaagaagcaggtgaaaggcgAGCTAGATCGAATGAAGCAGGCTGAGAAGAAAAGGAAACGTTTAGAGAAAGCACTTGCAGCATCTGCAGCCATACGGTCTGAGCTAGAAAAGAAGAAACAAAAGAAACTAGAAGAGCAGCAAAGGCTCGATGAGGAAGGTGCCTCAATTGCTGAAGCAGTTGCCCTTCATGTTCTCGGGGAGGACACTGATGAACCCTGTcactttgcaatgaaccattCTGCTCGGAACAACTGTTGGAATTATTCAGGCAATATTGATCTGTTCATGGGTTATGAAAGCTCCGGAAAACATTGTTTAGATGATCTAAATCAGGCAAGCAGTGCGTATGAGCCTGTGTGGAAGTGTAACAGGCTGGGCAATCAGTCAGTATGTCCACCTCAAACATATACGAAAGGTCGTCAATTATCACCCCAAGAAGGAACAAGTCAAGTAACTGATTTTTCCGTAGGTCTCTTGGCAGCTCAAGCTGTTTCATCACTGCAAATTGCAGAAGATCCAAATTGTGCTCGATTTTCTGGACAAGGCACAACAACTGTTCTTATTAATAAAATGCTGGGAGGCCGCAGGTTGCAACAATGGTAAAAAAAAGTTGAAATTTACAAGACACGGCATTTTATTGTGATAAGCCTGTATATAGCTACAACATGTATCTTCTCTCTGGAAAACATACATTCACCTTCCACTCGGTGGTTATGTATTGCAAACCGTGTGCGTGTGCAGTTCTAATCTTTTAAGTAGCTACCTGTTTGGGTGAGATTTTCCAGTTTTATGCAACTAAAATTATCTGACATGGTGTTGTTGTCTTCTATGTTGTATATATTTATTCATCTCCGTAATAATGTCCAACACCTCGACCGCCGATCGATTGCATGTAAATATTTTTAGACCTCTCATAAATGATTATGTGAGAGAGTTACTCCACTAAGGCCCAATTTGGAAGCATCGAAGCTACTGGTGTGGGCTTTATATAAATGGGTCATTATCTTCAATTGTTATGGATTTAAATCCAATTACGAATGCAAATATGTATTGTTAATTAATGGTCTTAATTCTGTCTTCTTCCTATTTTTCTTTTCGTTTTTTAGAGGACGGATCCTTTGTCCGTAAATTGTGGATCAAAGAATGATCCATTTTATGTATTTGCTCAATTTGAGGGTCCCTACCTATTTAACAAATGAGAATTATCACAATCAACCAATAAGTGGATCATTCTCTAGTCAATAATTGCAATGATTTGCCTACTTGGCTTGCGTATTAATTTGCATGCTAACTTTTTGTACTTAATATAGCTCTTACCAACAGATAGTAGATTTAGTTGGTATTGGAAGCCACTTAATTGAATATCATTAAGCGAGATTAATTAGGAGACAGTATTTTCCCCAACACAATGATCAATTAATCAATACAAATCTCTTTTGTCAACCATTAAGGCCTTCTTCACATTTCTCCATTTTGCACTAGTGTTTCCAAAACCAATAACCTCTAATTCCAAAGCTAGAAAAAGTCCAAgttcaattgaaaaataaataaatgctaTCGATGGAGCTACAAttcatttttttgtaaaaaaaaaaaatcccaagaaaaATAGTGTGTTTGTGAGTAATATAGAATTTATAGAGTTTTGCTATAGTCAATTAAGCTTAGCATGTGAGGTAGATAGGAGGATTGAAAGCGGACCTCCCTACTTGTTCTTGTTAATTGGTATATTGATGGAAAGCCATGAACTATTCATACTATTTATGTAGGCTTTTTTTGGTAGATGTTGTCCATCTATAATTAGATTGTTTGTTAGATCACTTCACAAATTATTTGTGTTGATCATATTTTGACCCTATAGATGTGTATTCTAAAGCTACATACTGACTAAATTAATAATGGAATGTCTTAATTATTCTTCATCACCAACTATCGCAACTGTAGTTGCCATGTACTTAGTCAAGTTCCAATTAAGCTGACATTTTTGCACTAAATTGTTAATTAATCTTGCCATATTATTAAATAGTTTGCTTAGTCGTGAGGAAATATTCAAACTCCAAGTGTTTAATCACTTTTAGAACTCTTATCGACTAACTTAATTAGTTTAGACTTAAATTTTAGTGTGCCTGTACATATGTATGATTTATCATGCCAAACTATGAGATTTAAATAGGATTAAGATTTTTAAAGATATTATGTGATGCTAATGCATGATATATCATAAGGGAGTGGCAAACAAGGGTGAAGAGGTTCTAAACTTTAACAAAAACGCTGAGTCTAATTTTCTAATTATTATGTCAAATATTTTAGAatctatcatttttttaaaagaaaaaagaatttaGCAATGCAAATAAACCCTACCTACCCTAAGCTAGATATACAATTATAGCTAGATATCCATACAAACAATAATATATAGAAAaacaaattaatataaaaattacaTGATTCACCTAGGGTTTTACTTGTGCTCGTTTAGGGTTTTACATCGCCAAGGGCGACCCTTGTGGTGGGCAGGCAGGGCACTTGCCCAGGGCCCCACTTTAGGTGGGGCcccattaatttttttaatatattatataaaaatatattagattttctcgATTCTTCAATCCTTCTCACCGAAGCGATTCAAGTGAAGCTTTCTCGCCTTAGCCCTCTCGTCGATTCAAGCGAAGCTCTCTCGCCCTAGCCCTCTCTCACCCTCCCTCTTGTCACGTCCTCCCTCATCGCGCCTGAACTCCGAAGCTCCCCACGACGGCGTCATCCCTCGTCGTGCCCTCCCTTGAGCCACTCTCACTTGCAAGAAATATTTTAGGACTGATTATTTTCTTGTTGTGGTAGATATTGCTCTTATGGAGTTGAATAGTAGGTTTGAACAATTGAATActtttgaaaagatgtttgaattCTTGTTCGATGGAGAACAGTTAATGGCATTGGATGAAGATGATTTAGGAAAATATTGTGTAAATCTTAAATCTGCTCTAAAAAAGGATGATATGTCTGATATTGATGCATATGATCTACTTTTGGAATTACAAATATTGCAAGAGATGCTACCTTGGAAGCATGTGACACAAATAAATCTTGGACGACCATTAAAATTTTAGAGTTTGCATTGAAAATAGATATTTTCCCTATGATCGTGGTTGCCTATCAAATTTTACTGACTATTCCTGTGACTGTAGCATCAACTGAAAGGAgcttttcaaagttaaaattattgaaattttattTGAGAACTACAATGAGTCAAGAGAGATTGAATGACTTAGCGATCCTTTGCATGGAAAAAGACATATTGGAGGATATCTCATATGATGATATAATTGATGAATAAGTTATTTTGAGAAATCATGTAAAATGTTATCTAATATATAGTTTCTTCAATtacatattttaatttattttgattatgatatttaattaattttttaatatatatttaaattttcaaattaatgtaAGTGGGAGGGTCCAAATggctaaatttttaattttacccCGGGCCTAATTTTTCTCAAGACTGCCCCTGTACATCACTAATTAAATAATTAGGCATATTTAGCTCGTAGgcacatattatatatatatatatatatatatatatatatagcattcACATGTTTCAAGTAATTTTGTGTCTTTAATAAAAAATTGAGATGTGATCAT includes the following:
- the LOC122036312 gene encoding uncharacterized protein LOC122036312, which produces MEKVRCGQANPMSKKGKKKQVKGELDRMKQAEKKRKRLEKALAASAAIRSELEKKKQKKLEEQQRLDEEGASIAEAVALHVLGEDTDEPCHFAMNHSARNNCWNYSGNIDLFMGYESSGKHCLDDLNQASSAYEPVWKCNRLGNQSVCPPQTYTKGRQLSPQEGTSQVTDFSVGLLAAQAVSSLQIAEDPNCARFSGQGTTTVLINKMLGGRRLQQW